The Gillisia sp. Hel_I_86 genome has a segment encoding these proteins:
- a CDS encoding RNA methyltransferase, whose protein sequence is MSENRKLKNSELDRKSVSEFKEATKTPIIVILDNIRSLNNIGSVFRTADAFLIKKVYLCGITAIPPHKDIQKTALGATETVDWAYVEDTIPLIKKLQAENVQVLAIEQAEGAIMLNDFTPENDKTYAVVFGNEVKGVQQEVVSASNEIIEIPQLGSKHSLNIAVSTGVVLWDLFCKTSSIE, encoded by the coding sequence ATGTCCGAAAACAGAAAATTAAAGAATAGCGAGTTAGACAGAAAATCTGTTTCAGAATTTAAAGAGGCAACTAAAACCCCGATAATTGTAATTCTGGATAATATTAGAAGTTTAAACAATATTGGATCGGTTTTTAGAACTGCTGATGCCTTTTTAATTAAAAAGGTGTACTTGTGTGGGATAACCGCTATTCCTCCGCATAAAGACATTCAAAAGACGGCTTTAGGCGCTACAGAAACTGTAGACTGGGCATATGTTGAGGACACTATTCCGTTAATAAAAAAACTACAAGCTGAAAATGTTCAGGTTTTGGCTATCGAGCAGGCAGAAGGCGCCATCATGCTAAATGATTTTACTCCTGAAAATGACAAAACTTACGCGGTTGTATTTGGGAACGAAGTAAAAGGGGTACAACAAGAGGTAGTCTCGGCGAGTAATGAAATAATTGAAATCCCTCAACTTGGCAGCAAGCATTCCTTAAACATTGCAGTAAGTACAGGTGTGGTATTATGGGATCTTTTTTGTAAAACCTCTTCTATAGAATAA
- the folK gene encoding 2-amino-4-hydroxy-6-hydroxymethyldihydropteridine diphosphokinase, whose amino-acid sequence MNPPKLYYIALGSNDGNRMKLLQQAIDTVYAEIGEVQAISKVYETPAWGFQGNAFLNACAAVSSRFPAEEVLQKLLAIETNLGRVRTSTKGYSNRKIDLDIVMIQDEIITTVALKVPHPEMQNRTFVLFPLADIAGKEIHPILKTSVLDLKERIKDDSFIEPYSEMLASPSKKYSFTDCNYIAVEGNIGAGKTSLSTMISQDFNAKLILERFKDNPFLPKFYEDKHRYAFPLEMSFLADRYQQLSDDLAQYDLFTDFVVSDYDVFKSLIFAKITLQEDEYALYEKLFRIMYRELIKPDLYIYLYQNTGRLLENIKSRGRDYEQNIQPDYLIEINKSYLSFMKSQSNVKVKIIDISELDFVNNRSDYLSILEQIEETVLLGSK is encoded by the coding sequence TTGAATCCTCCAAAATTATATTATATCGCGCTAGGCAGCAATGATGGCAATAGAATGAAGCTATTGCAGCAGGCAATAGATACGGTTTATGCTGAAATTGGTGAGGTGCAGGCAATTTCCAAGGTGTACGAAACTCCCGCTTGGGGCTTTCAAGGCAACGCATTCTTAAATGCCTGTGCAGCTGTTTCTTCAAGATTTCCTGCGGAAGAAGTTTTACAAAAGCTTTTGGCAATAGAAACCAATTTAGGAAGGGTTAGAACCTCTACTAAAGGCTATTCCAATAGGAAAATAGATCTTGATATCGTAATGATACAGGACGAAATTATAACTACTGTCGCCCTAAAGGTGCCGCATCCTGAGATGCAAAACAGGACGTTTGTGTTATTTCCTTTGGCAGATATTGCAGGGAAGGAAATTCATCCAATTTTAAAAACTTCGGTCTTAGATCTAAAAGAGCGAATAAAAGATGATTCGTTTATTGAACCTTATTCTGAAATGCTCGCTTCTCCATCCAAAAAATATAGTTTTACGGACTGTAATTATATTGCTGTTGAAGGAAATATTGGGGCGGGTAAAACTAGTTTGTCTACGATGATTTCGCAGGATTTTAACGCGAAATTAATATTGGAACGTTTTAAGGACAATCCTTTTCTCCCCAAATTTTATGAAGATAAGCATAGATACGCCTTTCCTTTGGAAATGTCTTTTTTAGCCGATCGTTACCAGCAACTTTCCGATGATCTTGCGCAATATGATTTGTTTACAGACTTTGTTGTTTCCGATTATGATGTTTTCAAATCCTTGATCTTTGCGAAAATCACGCTTCAGGAAGATGAATACGCCTTGTACGAAAAGCTCTTCAGAATAATGTATAGGGAACTAATTAAGCCGGATCTTTATATTTATTTATATCAGAACACTGGGCGATTATTGGAAAATATTAAAAGTAGGGGACGTGACTACGAGCAGAATATTCAGCCAGATTATTTAATAGAGATCAATAAAAGCTATCTCTCATTTATGAAATCCCAGTCCAATGTTAAGGTAAAAATCATCGATATATCTGAGTTGGACTTTGTGAACAACCGCAGTGATTATTTATCTATCCTGGAACAGATTGAAGAAACTGTATTGCTGGGTTCCAAGTAA
- the aceB gene encoding malate synthase A, with protein MDNNLLIPSKLEFSKNVKNHYPRILTSGALNFLTALHQQFNAERLELLNSRLNQQKLFDGGNFPEFSKETKSIREGNWAAGNIPLDLQDRRVEITGPVDRKMIINALNSGAKTFMADLEDSNSPTWKNVMEGQQNLIDANNKTISLVDTKRNKSYKLKDETSVLLVRPRGLHLNERHMVINDEEASGSLVDFGLYVFHNTKTLLSNNTAPYFYLPKLEHYLEARWWNSVFEFAQEYLEVPNGTNKATVLVETITASFQLDEIIYELKDHIVGLNCGRWDYIFSYIKKFRNHPNFVVPNRDQVTMTTPFMDAYSKLAIQRCHKRGILAIGGMAAQIPIKNDEYANIVALEKVRKDKEREVKNGHDGTWVAHPALVEVAMEEFNKHMQTPNQLHVTCDDLTISEADLVELPKGTVTEAGIRKNINVGILYTEAWLRGHGAVALYNLMEDAATAEISRTQVWQWLKNEVKLEDGRKFNLELYKNLFNEEVEKITAEIGEEHMKNSKFKLAFELFDKLVLSEEFEEFLTLPAYQYI; from the coding sequence ATGGACAACAATTTATTAATACCTTCTAAACTGGAATTCTCTAAAAATGTTAAAAATCATTACCCAAGAATTCTAACTTCCGGTGCGTTGAATTTTCTTACTGCGCTGCATCAACAATTTAATGCAGAGCGATTAGAATTATTAAACAGTAGATTAAATCAACAAAAATTATTTGATGGAGGAAATTTTCCGGAATTTTCAAAAGAGACTAAAAGCATTAGAGAAGGCAATTGGGCCGCTGGCAATATCCCTTTGGATTTACAGGACAGACGTGTAGAAATTACTGGGCCTGTAGATAGAAAAATGATTATAAACGCACTTAACTCCGGTGCCAAAACTTTTATGGCCGATTTAGAAGATAGCAATTCTCCAACTTGGAAGAATGTTATGGAGGGACAACAAAACTTAATAGATGCTAATAATAAAACCATTTCCTTAGTCGATACAAAACGTAATAAATCCTATAAATTAAAAGATGAAACTTCGGTTTTATTGGTTCGTCCAAGAGGTTTACACTTAAACGAAAGGCACATGGTAATTAATGATGAAGAAGCATCGGGAAGTTTAGTGGATTTCGGGTTATATGTGTTTCACAATACGAAGACCTTATTAAGTAATAATACTGCCCCCTATTTTTATTTACCAAAACTAGAACATTATTTAGAAGCTCGTTGGTGGAACAGCGTCTTTGAATTTGCTCAGGAGTATTTGGAAGTACCAAATGGAACAAATAAAGCAACTGTTTTGGTTGAAACTATTACGGCTAGTTTTCAGTTAGACGAAATAATTTATGAACTTAAAGATCATATCGTTGGTTTAAATTGTGGTCGCTGGGATTATATTTTTTCTTACATCAAAAAATTTAGAAACCATCCAAATTTTGTAGTACCAAACAGAGATCAAGTAACCATGACAACCCCATTTATGGATGCTTATTCAAAATTGGCTATTCAACGTTGCCATAAAAGAGGAATTCTCGCTATTGGTGGTATGGCGGCTCAAATACCAATTAAAAATGACGAATATGCGAATATTGTTGCTCTAGAGAAAGTAAGAAAAGACAAGGAACGAGAAGTTAAAAATGGCCATGATGGTACCTGGGTTGCGCATCCGGCTTTAGTTGAAGTAGCCATGGAAGAATTTAATAAGCATATGCAAACGCCTAACCAATTGCATGTAACCTGTGATGATCTTACCATAAGCGAAGCAGATTTAGTTGAGCTTCCTAAAGGCACCGTAACCGAAGCCGGAATTAGAAAGAACATTAATGTAGGAATATTATATACCGAAGCTTGGTTGCGAGGACATGGCGCTGTTGCTCTTTACAATTTAATGGAAGATGCAGCCACTGCTGAAATTTCAAGGACCCAAGTTTGGCAATGGTTAAAAAATGAAGTCAAACTTGAAGATGGCAGAAAATTTAATCTTGAATTGTATAAGAACTTATTTAATGAGGAAGTAGAAAAAATCACTGCTGAAATCGGTGAAGAACACATGAAGAATAGCAAGTTTAAATTGGCTTTTGAGCTTTTTGACAAATTAGTTTTATCAGAAGAGTTTGAAGAATTCTTAACCCTTCCCGCTTATCAATATATATAA
- a CDS encoding slipin family protein, giving the protein MIPSVFFVILLSLILLSGIRIIFEYKRALKFRFGKYIKILKPGFKWIIPLVETIQVVDIRVITINILSQEVMTEDNVPCSIDGVVFFRINDPEKAVLQVEEYNYAITQLSQAALRDVCGKVELDTILSKREEMGKNIKAIVEEETREWGIEIIGMKIKDIQLPENMKRMMAGQAEAERSRRSQIILALAEEQAAGKLLEAGKLIDQSPSAIKLRLYQTLSNIAAEKNSTIVFPFPEEVLSKINKPLSKDRED; this is encoded by the coding sequence ATGATACCGTCCGTATTTTTCGTAATTCTATTATCCTTGATCTTATTGAGTGGCATCCGGATTATTTTTGAATACAAAAGAGCCTTAAAATTTAGGTTCGGAAAATATATCAAGATCCTGAAACCGGGTTTTAAATGGATAATTCCATTGGTAGAAACCATTCAGGTTGTAGATATTCGGGTGATCACCATTAATATCCTTTCCCAAGAAGTAATGACAGAAGACAACGTTCCTTGCAGCATAGACGGGGTGGTTTTCTTTAGAATCAACGATCCCGAAAAAGCGGTCCTGCAGGTAGAGGAGTATAATTATGCGATCACACAACTCTCCCAAGCTGCTCTAAGGGATGTCTGCGGAAAAGTGGAACTAGATACTATTCTCTCTAAGCGAGAAGAAATGGGGAAGAATATTAAAGCTATTGTAGAAGAGGAAACCAGGGAATGGGGAATCGAAATTATTGGGATGAAAATAAAAGACATCCAATTGCCCGAAAACATGAAACGAATGATGGCAGGCCAAGCCGAAGCAGAGCGTTCCAGAAGATCTCAGATAATCCTCGCTTTAGCAGAGGAACAAGCTGCTGGGAAACTTTTAGAAGCCGGAAAATTGATAGATCAATCCCCTTCTGCCATTAAATTACGACTCTATCAGACCTTATCCAATATCGCGGCAGAGAAAAATTCTACCATTGTCTTTCCGTTCCCAGAAGAGGTGCTATCGAAAATCAATAAGCCGCTTTCTAAAGATCGGGAGGATTAA
- a CDS encoding isocitrate lyase: MKNLSQTNYSSALQTVRDLKEKHGKGWSAIRPENAARMVAQNRFKTGLDIAKYTAGIMRKDMAEYDADSSNYTQSLGCWHGFVAQQKMIAVKKHHETTNKKYLYLSGWMVAALRSEFGPLPDQSMHEKTTVPALIAEIYDFLRQADAIELNDLFKRLENGEDVLDQIDNFETHIVPIIADIDAGFGNEEATYLLTKKMIQAGACAIQIENQVSDAKQCGHQDGKVTVPHEDFIAKLNAIRYAFLELGIDDGIIVARTDSEGASLTQKLPVSKEPGDLASQYLAFVEVEELDINNAKEDDVLLKRDGKLVRPVRLANGLYKFKKASNIDRVVLDCITSLQNGADLLWIETPTPNVKQIAHMVNRVKTVVPNAKLVYNNSPSFNWTLNFRNQVYEEMLAEGENMTTYDRNNLMDSQYDGSELCHRADEKIKTFQKDGARDAGIFHHLITLPTYHTTALHMNDLTQGYFGEEGMLAYVKGVQRQEIRKGISCVKHQRMAGSDLGDDHKTFFAGDNALKAGGEGNTSNQFEVKTSSNEPQLV, translated from the coding sequence ATGAAAAATTTATCACAAACCAATTACAGTTCCGCACTACAAACAGTAAGGGACCTTAAGGAAAAACACGGAAAAGGCTGGAGTGCAATTCGTCCTGAAAACGCAGCCAGAATGGTTGCACAAAACCGTTTTAAAACAGGTTTGGACATCGCTAAATATACAGCTGGTATCATGAGAAAGGATATGGCAGAGTATGATGCCGATTCATCTAATTACACTCAATCTCTTGGTTGCTGGCATGGGTTTGTGGCCCAACAAAAAATGATTGCAGTTAAAAAACACCATGAAACTACCAATAAAAAATACTTATATTTATCTGGATGGATGGTAGCAGCATTACGGTCTGAATTTGGTCCATTACCAGATCAATCAATGCATGAAAAAACTACTGTTCCCGCACTTATTGCAGAGATTTATGATTTTTTACGTCAAGCTGATGCCATAGAGTTGAATGATTTATTCAAAAGACTAGAGAACGGAGAAGACGTTTTGGATCAAATAGACAATTTTGAAACCCATATAGTGCCTATAATTGCAGATATTGATGCCGGTTTTGGCAATGAAGAGGCTACTTATTTGTTAACTAAAAAAATGATCCAAGCTGGTGCTTGTGCTATTCAGATTGAGAATCAAGTATCTGATGCCAAACAATGTGGGCATCAAGATGGAAAAGTTACCGTTCCCCATGAAGATTTTATTGCCAAGTTAAATGCTATTAGATATGCCTTTTTAGAATTAGGGATAGATGACGGTATTATAGTGGCAAGAACAGATTCTGAAGGCGCTAGTCTTACCCAAAAATTACCTGTTAGTAAAGAACCTGGAGATTTAGCTTCACAATATTTGGCCTTTGTAGAAGTTGAAGAATTAGATATTAATAATGCCAAGGAAGATGATGTACTTCTTAAAAGAGATGGTAAATTAGTGCGCCCAGTACGATTAGCCAATGGCTTGTATAAATTTAAAAAAGCTTCCAATATAGATAGAGTAGTTTTAGATTGCATTACTAGCCTCCAAAATGGAGCTGATTTATTGTGGATTGAAACGCCAACACCAAATGTTAAACAAATTGCCCACATGGTTAACAGGGTTAAAACCGTTGTGCCTAACGCAAAATTAGTTTACAATAACTCCCCATCTTTTAACTGGACCTTAAACTTCCGTAATCAAGTATACGAAGAAATGCTTGCAGAAGGTGAAAACATGACAACGTACGATAGAAATAATTTAATGGATTCTCAATACGATGGTTCGGAATTATGCCATCGTGCAGATGAAAAAATTAAAACCTTCCAAAAAGATGGCGCAAGAGATGCTGGGATTTTCCATCACTTAATTACTTTGCCAACGTATCATACAACAGCACTTCACATGAATGATTTGACGCAAGGATATTTTGGGGAAGAAGGTATGTTGGCTTATGTAAAAGGTGTGCAGAGACAAGAAATTCGTAAAGGAATTTCTTGTGTAAAACATCAACGCATGGCTGGATCAGATTTGGGAGACGATCACAAAACATTCTTTGCCGGAGATAATGCTTTGAAAGCTGGAGGAGAGGGCAATACAAGCAATCAGTTTGAAGTTAAAACAAGTAGTAATGAGCCACAACTGGTTTAA
- a CDS encoding pyridoxal-phosphate-dependent aminotransferase family protein, with translation MKGRKLLMIPGPIEFEPEVLQAMGMATTSHVAPDFIEVFGNSLELMREVWKSPMGQPFIVAGTGTLAMDMAISNLIEHGDRVLIISSGYFGKRFEDISKRYGANTTILEAPLGEVVSLDSIEKELKTNQYKALTITHVDTSTGILVNPKPIADLAKKYNTLSVLDGVCSVAGEEINQDEWGIDVVLTGSQKAIGVPPGLALLIASQKAMEVWENRKTPVCNYYADWNNWLPIMNAYEERRPSYFGTPAVNLIVALESSLKIICKEGMDKRVKRHRGLAMAFRTAIASLNLKLLPKTNEIAANTLTAVYYPKGIDGTALLSKIANDNVIVAGGLLAEIKTSYFRIGHMGSVSSNDLISVLAVLERALLDLGHQMIAGKSLQTFQNELLKPD, from the coding sequence ATGAAAGGTAGAAAGTTACTCATGATTCCTGGTCCTATTGAATTTGAACCAGAGGTGCTACAAGCCATGGGCATGGCCACAACAAGTCATGTGGCTCCAGATTTTATAGAGGTTTTTGGAAATAGCCTTGAACTAATGAGAGAAGTTTGGAAATCACCAATGGGACAACCTTTTATCGTTGCGGGAACCGGCACTTTAGCTATGGATATGGCAATTTCCAATTTAATAGAGCATGGAGATCGCGTACTCATAATTTCTTCTGGATACTTTGGAAAAAGATTTGAAGATATTTCAAAAAGATATGGAGCTAACACAACTATTTTAGAAGCTCCTTTAGGTGAAGTTGTGAGTCTAGATTCCATAGAAAAAGAACTTAAAACTAATCAATATAAAGCTTTAACTATAACTCACGTAGATACTTCTACAGGAATCTTGGTAAACCCCAAGCCTATAGCAGATTTAGCCAAAAAATATAATACCTTAAGTGTTTTAGATGGCGTATGCTCGGTGGCTGGAGAAGAGATCAATCAAGATGAATGGGGAATTGATGTTGTATTAACTGGATCTCAAAAAGCTATTGGCGTACCTCCCGGACTCGCTCTTTTAATAGCATCTCAAAAAGCGATGGAAGTTTGGGAAAATAGAAAAACACCGGTATGCAATTATTATGCAGATTGGAATAATTGGTTGCCAATAATGAACGCTTATGAAGAGAGAAGACCTTCCTACTTTGGAACACCAGCTGTTAACTTAATTGTAGCATTAGAAAGCAGCTTGAAGATAATATGTAAGGAGGGAATGGACAAAAGGGTAAAAAGACATCGGGGTCTAGCAATGGCATTTAGAACAGCTATTGCGTCGTTAAACCTAAAACTGTTACCAAAAACAAACGAGATAGCTGCTAATACTTTAACAGCTGTTTATTATCCCAAAGGAATTGATGGTACAGCCTTACTTTCAAAAATAGCGAACGATAACGTAATAGTTGCAGGGGGACTACTTGCAGAAATAAAAACCTCTTATTTTAGAATAGGTCACATGGGCTCGGTCTCATCCAATGATCTTATCTCGGTATTAGCTGTGCTAGAACGTGCTTTACTAGACTTAGGCCACCAAATGATTGCGGGCAAAAGCTTACAAACTTTTCAAAATGAGCTTTTAAAACCTGATTAG
- a CDS encoding ABC transporter ATP-binding protein translates to MPRTQRSLKPQKINFKESFASLKFVPRFFKEIRRVNPLLFYANVASRVINASLPVLILFIGKIIVDEVVLQIAADIKDYDRLWLFVGIELGLAILSDLLSRAIALTDALLGDQYSIDTSVKIIKKTSEINLDQLEDSEFYDKLERARQQTTGRVGLMSNILTQGQDVIVIISLMAGVVAFEPWLIILLIVSIVPTIINEIKFSGTSYSLARSWTQERRELDYLRYAGASDVTAKEVKLFGLSDYLATRFKNLSNKYYKESKQLAKQRAAWGSFFNVIGTGAYYGAYVLIVFRTVVGVFSLGDLTFLSGSFKSLQTKLQGFFARFTAITESALYLQDYFEFLDLKFHRSEEVTGLSLPKNIKTGFTFKNVGFKYPKSERWVVRHVNFELKAGEKLAFVGENGAGKTTLIKLLLQFYEPTEGEILLDGVPIKKYNQLQYQQYFGVIFQDFVKFELTLRENIAMGEIDEIGNQPRIDIAADKSLANQVVSELPGGYDQQLGKRFKNGKDLSGGQWQKIAIARAYMKNSEVLILDEPTSALDARAETEAFDRFIKLTEGKTAVIISHRFSTVRIADRIMVLKEGAVLEIGTHQELMQNNKLYTELFNLQAAGYQ, encoded by the coding sequence TTGCCTAGAACTCAAAGATCCTTAAAACCTCAAAAGATCAATTTTAAAGAAAGTTTTGCCTCTTTAAAGTTCGTGCCTCGTTTTTTTAAAGAAATACGCAGGGTGAATCCGCTGTTGTTTTATGCTAACGTAGCTAGTAGGGTAATAAATGCGAGTTTACCTGTATTAATTTTGTTTATTGGAAAGATCATTGTTGATGAGGTCGTGCTTCAGATAGCCGCAGATATTAAGGATTATGATAGGCTTTGGCTATTTGTGGGGATTGAGCTGGGGTTGGCTATACTTTCAGATCTTTTATCTAGGGCAATTGCGCTGACAGATGCACTTTTGGGAGACCAATATTCTATAGATACATCAGTAAAGATCATTAAAAAAACATCAGAGATCAATTTAGATCAATTGGAAGATTCAGAATTCTACGATAAATTGGAACGTGCTAGACAACAAACTACGGGAAGAGTAGGATTGATGTCCAATATTTTAACCCAAGGCCAGGATGTAATTGTGATTATCTCCTTAATGGCCGGGGTGGTTGCATTCGAACCTTGGCTTATAATTCTACTAATTGTTTCTATAGTTCCAACCATTATAAACGAAATAAAATTTAGTGGTACCAGTTATTCTTTGGCCAGAAGTTGGACCCAAGAACGAAGGGAGTTGGATTATTTAAGATATGCAGGTGCAAGTGATGTTACTGCCAAAGAAGTAAAATTGTTTGGACTTTCAGATTATTTGGCAACTAGATTTAAAAATCTTTCCAATAAATATTACAAAGAAAGTAAGCAGCTTGCAAAACAGCGCGCAGCTTGGGGTTCATTTTTTAATGTGATAGGAACAGGGGCCTATTATGGCGCTTATGTGCTCATAGTTTTTAGGACCGTGGTAGGGGTTTTTAGTTTAGGAGATCTAACCTTTCTTTCGGGATCCTTCAAAAGTTTACAGACCAAATTACAAGGGTTTTTTGCCAGATTTACAGCGATCACAGAAAGTGCCTTGTATCTTCAGGATTATTTTGAATTTTTAGACCTTAAATTCCATAGATCTGAGGAAGTAACAGGACTTTCCTTACCTAAAAACATTAAAACCGGATTCACTTTTAAGAATGTTGGTTTCAAATACCCAAAATCGGAGCGCTGGGTTGTTCGGCATGTAAATTTTGAGTTGAAGGCAGGTGAAAAATTGGCTTTTGTTGGAGAGAATGGGGCAGGAAAAACCACACTTATTAAATTATTGCTTCAATTTTATGAGCCAACCGAAGGAGAAATTTTGCTGGACGGAGTGCCGATAAAGAAATACAATCAGCTTCAATACCAACAATATTTTGGGGTGATCTTTCAGGATTTTGTGAAATTCGAATTGACCTTACGCGAGAATATTGCGATGGGCGAAATAGATGAAATTGGAAATCAACCAAGAATAGATATTGCTGCGGATAAGAGCCTTGCAAATCAGGTGGTTTCAGAACTGCCTGGAGGCTACGATCAGCAATTAGGAAAACGATTTAAGAACGGGAAAGACCTTTCTGGAGGACAATGGCAAAAAATCGCGATTGCAAGAGCCTACATGAAAAATTCGGAAGTACTAATATTAGATGAGCCAACTTCAGCATTGGATGCAAGAGCAGAGACAGAAGCCTTTGATAGGTTTATAAAATTAACCGAAGGAAAAACAGCAGTGATCATATCCCACCGGTTTAGCACTGTTCGAATTGCAGATCGTATTATGGTGCTAAAGGAGGGTGCCGTTTTGGAAATTGGAACCCATCAAGAATTAATGCAAAACAATAAATTATATACAGAATTGTTTAATCTTCAGGCTGCAGGATATCAATAG
- a CDS encoding helix-turn-helix domain-containing protein: protein MEENYIKIIFGLKLKQIRTDNKLSLFGLSKLSGLSKSYLNEIENGKKYPKPDKIAILSEKLDVPYDQMVSLKLDKNLAPIGDLLQSKILKEIPLDLFGIKENTLIDIVANAPAKVNAFISTIIEIAQHYNFSRESFFLASLRSFQEANNNHFDDLEQSVLKFVKAYQLDLSQTISSKDLEEILIEEYGYSIIENELSKYEALDNLRSVFVPKTHTLLLANEIDEAQRAFIYAKELAYNFLETKDRLYTFPWIKFDSFDQVLNNFYASYFAGALIIPKAKITAQLKYFFEKDFFDEKLFLKSMQEFNASPESFYQRLTNILPKEFNIQNLFFLRFTHTAKSEKYYLKKELHLSHQHSPRANETNEHYCRRWVSLQVLNNINKNKREHEFDVQISNYPDDGMKYLVLSSATKDPFKENYYRSISIGLLINKQLQKKLNFLSDPAIKTLNVGVTCERCAIKDCEVRQANPVFLDKKAKNKKIETIVEKLNTNFNV from the coding sequence ATGGAGGAGAATTATATAAAAATCATATTTGGCTTAAAGTTAAAGCAGATAAGGACTGACAATAAATTATCCTTGTTTGGATTGTCCAAACTTTCGGGTTTGTCCAAGTCTTATTTAAATGAAATTGAAAATGGAAAAAAATATCCAAAACCAGATAAAATAGCGATTCTTTCTGAAAAATTAGATGTGCCGTATGACCAAATGGTGTCTTTAAAATTAGATAAAAATTTAGCACCTATTGGAGATTTATTGCAATCTAAAATATTAAAGGAAATACCTCTAGACCTCTTTGGAATTAAGGAAAATACTTTAATAGATATTGTTGCCAATGCTCCTGCAAAAGTAAATGCCTTTATAAGTACTATTATTGAAATTGCACAACACTATAATTTTAGCAGAGAAAGTTTTTTTCTTGCTTCCTTGCGTTCCTTTCAAGAAGCAAATAATAATCATTTTGATGATTTGGAGCAAAGTGTTTTAAAATTTGTAAAAGCCTACCAATTAGATTTAAGCCAAACAATTTCCTCAAAAGATTTAGAAGAAATTTTAATAGAGGAATATGGATATTCTATTATTGAAAATGAATTGAGTAAATATGAAGCTTTAGATAATTTACGTTCAGTTTTTGTCCCTAAAACTCATACGCTCTTATTGGCAAATGAGATTGATGAAGCCCAGCGTGCCTTTATATATGCAAAAGAACTTGCATATAATTTTTTAGAAACCAAAGATCGTTTGTATACATTTCCTTGGATAAAATTTGATAGTTTTGATCAAGTACTTAATAATTTTTATGCCTCCTATTTTGCAGGTGCTTTAATTATCCCTAAAGCCAAAATAACAGCCCAGTTAAAATATTTTTTTGAAAAAGATTTTTTTGATGAAAAATTATTTTTAAAATCCATGCAAGAATTTAATGCTTCCCCCGAATCATTTTATCAGCGTTTAACTAATATTTTACCAAAAGAATTTAATATTCAGAATTTGTTTTTTTTAAGATTTACACATACCGCTAAAAGCGAAAAGTATTATCTAAAGAAAGAACTTCATTTATCACACCAACATTCCCCCCGAGCTAACGAAACAAATGAACATTACTGCAGGCGATGGGTGTCCCTTCAGGTTTTAAACAATATCAATAAAAATAAAAGGGAACATGAATTTGATGTTCAGATTTCGAACTATCCAGATGATGGAATGAAATACTTAGTGCTTTCTTCTGCAACAAAAGATCCTTTTAAGGAAAATTATTATCGAAGTATCAGTATTGGTTTACTTATTAATAAGCAATTACAAAAAAAACTTAATTTTTTATCAGACCCTGCCATTAAAACCCTAAACGTGGGTGTAACTTGTGAGCGTTGTGCGATAAAAGACTGCGAAGTGAGGCAAGCAAATCCTGTTTTCTTGGACAAGAAAGCAAAAAACAAAAAGATAGAAACGATTGTAGAAAAACTTAATACCAATTTTAACGTTTAA
- a CDS encoding tRNA (cytidine(34)-2'-O)-methyltransferase: protein MGYNIVLIEPEIPMNTGNIGRLSLASGSTLHLVKPFGFELDDKRVKRAGLDYWKHISLKIYENVDEFFERNKDQKMAFFSSHAEKEYMNIDYTDNMFLIFGKESVGLSSEIIEKHKERLYKIPIFSEHIRSLNLANAVSVVVYEGIRNLKYKI from the coding sequence ATGGGATATAATATTGTGCTTATAGAGCCGGAAATACCAATGAATACTGGGAATATTGGTAGGCTAAGTTTAGCTTCTGGTTCTACCTTGCATTTGGTAAAGCCTTTTGGTTTTGAGTTGGATGATAAACGGGTAAAGCGTGCCGGACTGGATTATTGGAAACATATTTCTTTAAAGATCTATGAAAATGTAGATGAATTCTTTGAGCGGAACAAGGATCAAAAAATGGCATTTTTCTCCAGTCATGCCGAAAAGGAGTACATGAATATAGATTATACAGATAATATGTTCCTAATTTTCGGAAAAGAATCTGTTGGTTTGTCTTCAGAAATAATTGAGAAACACAAGGAGCGTCTTTATAAAATCCCTATTTTTAGTGAGCACATAAGAAGTTTGAACCTTGCAAATGCAGTAAGTGTGGTCGTCTATGAAGGAATACGAAATTTAAAATATAAAATTTGA